A window from Dromaius novaehollandiae isolate bDroNov1 chromosome 1, bDroNov1.hap1, whole genome shotgun sequence encodes these proteins:
- the CDKN1B gene encoding cyclin-dependent kinase inhibitor 1B, translating into MSNVRISNGSPTLERMEARQSEYPKPSACRNLFGPVNHEELNRDLKKHRKEMEEACQRKWNFDFQNHKPLEGRYEWQAVEKGSSPDFYFRPPRLLKAVCKSAGHQSLDVNGNCQAVIFVGSQGISEDTHCVDQKTDVSENQTDFAEQCTGQRKRPATDDSSPQNKRANTTEEEVSEDSPSASSVEQTPKKSSPRRHQT; encoded by the exons ATGTCAAACGTACGCATTTCTAATGGGAGCCCTACCCTGGAGCGCATGGAAGCCAGGCAGTCGGAGTACCCGAAGCCTTCAGCTTGCAGGAATCTCTTCGGGCCGGTGAACCACGAAGAGTTAAACAGGGACTTGAAGAAGCACCGcaaggagatggaggaggcaTGCCAGAGGAAGTGGAATTTCGATTTCCAGAATCACAAGCCCCTGGAAGGCAGGTACGAGTGGCAAGCCGTGGAGAAGGGGAGCTCGCCCGACTTCTACTTCAGGCCCCCGAGGCTACTCAAAGCCGTCTGCAAGTCCGCCGGCCACCAGAGCTTGGATGTAAACGGGAATTGCCAGGCCGTGATTTTTGTTGGTTCTCAGGGAATCTCAGAGGACACTCACTGTGTAGATCAAAAGACTGATGTTTCTGAAAATCAGACGGACTTTGCAGAGCAGTGCACTGGGCAGAGGAAAAGACCTGCCACTGACG ATTCCTCTCCTCAAAATAAAAGAGCCAACACAACAGAAGAAGAGGTTTCAGAAGACTCCCCCAGTGCAAGTTCAGTGGAGCAAACACCCAAGAAATCAAGCCCAAGAAGACATCAAACGTAA